One Setaria viridis chromosome 3, Setaria_viridis_v4.0, whole genome shotgun sequence DNA window includes the following coding sequences:
- the LOC140222276 gene encoding uncharacterized protein: MAADNDGGTPKDFNECVSQGQLQAFMDATQTRITEVVAKAVTDSINGLRLADIFGEVNGRITTIADRVAALEARPPPPPPPPADEDVVYDGHGNIDKVATREEYFGELQKGLMRCGIVEDNEDAICRFYSGLRREIQDIVDYKDFNSVNQLFQLAMFAEKELQGRELQGKSKVGNSYQRTTPSLGLTKSSSFRAPPPASTRPADSGVSTTPKPTPVRPSGSGKNSLQVPAQSASSVASTGRTTALQCHRCKGFGHVQKECPSQRAYIATEDGGYISTSDIEDDVDEEIAVEDTEGHVLHGADTSAYMNIIVQRVLSTQIQQPESLQRHNLFQTFFVINNRRARVIIDGKSCNNLVSSDLVKKLGLSTRPHPHPYHIQWLKDSGKAKITQTCRVSFSIGAYADFVDCDVVPMQACSLLLGHPWEHYNDATHHGRSNKYTLMYKGQKITLVPLTPVEIVQADKEHAATLNNDNSKHQQVASSVSPPEKGIKLKGGVMLATRCDLAEIFDDDVCYALICKRALFSLDDIASSLPPAITNILQEYEDIFLAEIPPGLPPLRGIEHQIDLIPGATLPNRAAYRTNPKETKEIQRQVQDLLDRGYVHESLSPCAVPVLLVPKKNGTWHMCVDCRAINNITIRYRHPIPRLDDMLDELCGSIIFTKIDLRSGYHQIRMKLGYEWKTAFKTKFGLYEWLVMPFGLTNAPSTFMRLMNEVLRAFIGRFVVVYFDDILIYSKSLDEHREHLRAVFEALRDARLFANLEKCIFCTDRVSFLGYVVTPQGIEVDGTKIEAIESWPLPQSITQVRSFLGLAGFYRRFVKDFSTIAAPLHELTKKGVVFRWGKAQDESFATLKAKLTRAPLLQLPNFGKTFELECDASGVGIGGVLMQDGKPVAYFSEKLHGPVLNYSTYDKELYALMMTKECHSFSRDRVRYGGFCTLLNECLERAGVGTDGVFYEGHMRGSMDSMPIGVLTEVRLTVPADPRVPELEKVVVFAFELSVSEAHRTAARIAVREVHA, from the exons ATGGCTGCAGATAATGATGGAGGCACTCCCAAGGACTTCAACGAGTGTGTCAGCCAAGGACAGTTGCAAGCTTTTATGGATGCCACACAGACCAGGATAACAGAGGTGGTCGCCAAGGCCGTCACCGACTCCATCAATGGACTCAGGCTTGCTGACATTTTTGGGGAGGTGAATGGACGGATAACCACAATAGCTGACAGGGTTGCTGCGTTGGAAGcccgtccaccaccaccaccaccaccaccagccgatGAAGATGTGGTGTATGATGGCCATGGTAACATAGACAAAGTAGCTACACGAGAG GAATATTTTGGTGAGCTTCAGAAGGGTTTGATGCGTTGTGGCATAGTTGAGGACAATGAGGATGCTATTTGCCGTTTTTATTCCGGTTTGCGGCGCGAAATTCAGGACATAGTTGATTATAAGGATTTTAACTCTGTCAACCAGTTGTTTCAGTTGGCTATGtttgcagaaaaggaattgcagGGGCGTGAGTTGCAGGGCAAGAGCAAGGTTGGTAACTCATACCAGCGTACGACACCATCTTTGGGGCTGACCAAGTCCTCCTCTTTTCGCGCACCCCCACCAGCGAGCACACGACCAGCAGACTCTGGAGTTTCTACAACGCCAAAACCAACGCCTGTACGACCTTCGGGTTCAGGTAAAAATTCTTTGCAGGTTCCTGCACAAAGTGCATCGTCCGTTGCTTCGACAGGACGCACGACTGCCCTTCAGTGTCACCGCTGCAAGGGATTTGGCCACGTGCAGAAGGAATGCCCAAGTCAGCGGGCATACATTGCTACAGAAGATGGAGGTTACATCAGCACCTCTGAcattgaagatgatgttgatgaagAGATCGCTGTCGAGGACACCGAGGGACATGTCCTTCATGGTGCGGATACTTCAGCCTACATGAACATTATTGTTCAGCGTGTGCTCAGCACGCAAATTCAGCAGCCGGAGAGTCTACAGCGCCACAACTTGTTCCAGACTTTCTTCGTCATCAATAACCGTCGTGCACGTGTGATTATTGATGGAAagagctgcaacaacttggtgagttCAGATTTGGTCAAGAAGCTTGGCTTGTCCACACGAccgcatccacatccataccaTATTCAGTGGTTAAAAGACTCTGGCAAAGCTAAGATAACACAAACTTGCAGAGTTTCTTTTTCCATTGGTGCTTATGCTGATTTTGTTGATTGTGATGTGGTACCTATGCAAGCTTGTTCACTTCTGTTGGGTCATCCTTGGGAACATTATAATGATGCTACACACCATGGTAGAAGTAATAAATACACCTTAATGTATAAAGGACAAAAAATTACTTTGGTACCTTTGACCCCTGTTGAAATTGTGCAAGCTGATAAGGAACATGCTGCTACTTTGAACAATGATAATTCTAAACATCAGCAAGTTGCTAGTTCTGTTTCTCCACCTGAAAAGGGGATTAAATTAAAGGGGGGAGTTATGCTTGCAACAAGATGTgatcttgctgaaatttttgatgatgatgtttgctATGCGTTGATATGCAAACGAGCTTTGTTCTctcttgatgatattgctaGCTCTTTGCCTCCTGCTAtcactaacattttgcaggagtatgaGGACATTTTTCTAGCTGAGATACCCCCGGGGCTGCCACCTTTGAGAGGAATAGAGCATCAAATCGATTTGATCCCGGGAGCCACTTTGCCAAACCGTGCTGCTTACAGAACCAATCCCAAGGAGACTAAGGAAATACAGCGACAAGTCCAAGACCTTTTGGACCGCGGGTATGTACATGAAAGtcttagtccttgtgctgttccTGTGCTTTTGGTTCCAAAGAAAAACGGTACTTGGcatatgtgtgttgattgtagagcCATCAATAATATTACCATTCGATATCGACATCCTATTCCTAGGTTAGACGACATGCTTGATGAGTTGTGTGGTTCTATAATTTTCACAAAGATTGACTTGCGTAGTGGTTACCACCAAATAAGAATGAAACTTGGATATGAATGGAAAACAGCTTTTAAGACCAAATTCGGGttgtatgagtggttagtcatgccttttggtttAACTAATGCACCAAGTACTTtcatgcgtttgatgaatgaggTTTTGAGGGCTTTTATTGGTCGATTTGTGGTGGTttactttgatgatatattaATTTATAGCAAGTCTTTGGATGAACATAGGGagcatttgcgtgctgtttttgaggCTTTGAGAGATGCACGTTTGTTtgctaaccttgagaagtgcatcTTTTGCACCGATAGAGTTTCGTTCCTTGgatatgttgttactccacagggaattgaggtGGATGGAACGAAAATTGAAGCCATTGAGAGCTGGCCGCTGCCCCAAAGCATCACACAGGTgaggagttttcttggtcttGCAGGTTTCTATCGCCGCTTCGTCAAAgatttcagcaccattgctgcgCCATTACACGAGTTGACGAAGAAAGGTGTGGTGTTTCGTTGGGGAAAAGCACAGGACGAGTCCTTTGCCACTTTGAAGGCCAAGCTTACGCGTGCGCCATTGCTGCAACTTCCAAACTTTGGTAAGacctttgagcttgaatgtgatgctagtggagttGGCATTGGTGGTGTTTTGATGCAAGATGGTAAACCTGTTGcatactttagcgagaaattgcATGGTCCTGTTCTGAATTACTCTACgtatgataaggaattgtatgctctt